Within Candidatus Methylomirabilota bacterium, the genomic segment GGGTCGAGGAGGTCGCGCAGGCCGTCGCCGAGCAGGTTGATGGAGAGCACGGTCGACGCCAGGAACAGACCCGGGAAGAGCAGCAGCCAGAACGCCACGCGGACGTGGGCCCGCGCCTCCGCCATGATGTTCCCCCAGCTCGGGATCTCCGGCGGGGTGCCGGCCCCCAGGAAGCTCAGCGCCGCCTCGATCAGCACCGCGGACGCGCAGACGTAGGTGCCCTGGACGATCAGCGGCGCCAGCGTGTTGGGCAGGATGTGCCGGGTGGCGGTGCGGGCGAGCCCCGCCCCCACCGCCACCGAGGCCTCCACGAACGGCTGCTCGCGAAGGCTCAGCACCACGGCGCGCACGAGGCGGACGACTCGCGGCGTCTGGGGAATGACGAGCGCGATGATGACGTTCCGGACGCTGGCGCCCGTCAAGGCCACGAACGAGATGGCCAGGAGCAGATCCGGCAGCGCCATGATGCCATCCATGATCCGCATGATGACGCCATCGAGCCGCCGCACGTAGCCGCTGACGAGGCCGACGGTCAGGCCGATCACCGACGTCACCGTCGCCACCACGATCCCGACCGCCAGCGAGATCCGGCTCCCGTAGACGACGCGGCTGTACGAGTCGCGGCCGTACATGTCGGTGCCGAACCAGTGCCTCCCCCCGGGCGGC encodes:
- a CDS encoding ABC transporter permease; amino-acid sequence: MAAGAALLVAMVLIAALAPYLLTVDPIDMNPVERLRPPGGRHWFGTDMYGRDSYSRVVYGSRISLAVGIVVATVTSVIGLTVGLVSGYVRRLDGVIMRIMDGIMALPDLLLAISFVALTGASVRNVIIALVIPQTPRVVRLVRAVVLSLREQPFVEASVAVGAGLARTATRHILPNTLAPLIVQGTYVCASAVLIEAALSFLGAGTPPEIPSWGNIMAEARAHVRVAFWLLLFPGLFLASTVLSINLLGDGLRDLLDP